The Methylopila sp. M107 genome contains the following window.
CGGCCGACCGGGGCGTGCTCGGCCACATAGACCGCCGCGCCGCCATATTCGCCGCCGAGGGCGAGGCCCTGCGCCATGCGCAGCGCGATGAGCACGACCGGCGCGATCCAGCCGATCGAGTTGTAGCTCGGCAGCAGCCCGACCAAGAAGGTCGAGACGCCCATGATCACGATGGTGATGAGGAAGGTGTACTTGCGGCCGACGAGGTCGCCGAGGCGTCCGAACACCAGCGCGCCGAACGGACGGACCAGGAACCCCGCCGCAAAGGCGAGCAGCGCGAAAATCGCCTGGGTCGCCGGTTCGAAGGCGGAGAAGAACTGCTTGCCGATGATCACGGCGAGCGTGCCGTACAGGTAGAAGTCGTACCATTCGAAGATGGTGCCGAGGGAGGAGGCCAAGATGACCTTCTTCTCCTCGCGCGTCATTGGACGCGTGCGCTCCTGCATGGATGGAGCCGTGCCTGCGACGGACATTGAACGTTCCCTCGGTTCCTCCGCCCGCCGTCGCTCTCTGGCGCCGGTCGGACGTGCCGCCGCCGTTTTCCGGCGGCTTGTTGCGCGTATCGTGACTACCGACGGCCGTTACTCGCCGGTCGCCTGCCCCGTGGCGCGATGACGCGTCGCGCCGGCCGCTTGCTTGGTCCCGCCTCAGGCCGGGTCGTCGGACCCGCCTTGCAACGGTCGATCGGAACCTCCGTAATCGACCGCTAACCCCCTGAAACAGAATGTCGCAGACCCTAGATACAGGCCTATCGAACGACTCGTCGACAGCGGTGCGAATGCGACCTTCGGTTAATTTTTTGGTAGGGTTAACGACCCTCGTGGTTTTGGCGTGCCAGGAGCTCCCCGCGGCGCGGGCGCAGGGCGTAGATCGCGGCCGATATTCGATCATCGAAGAACCGCACGACCAGCGCCCCGGCGCGATCACGCGGCCGGCGAACGCGGCCGACCGGGCATGGCGCAGGACGCGCCGCTTGCCCGAATTGCGCTCCGGCCGGCTGGCGCAGCCCGCGCCCCGTCTCGATCCGCCGCGCTACGACGCGCTGCGCATCCGCCGCAATCCGTCGGGCAGTCCGAGCCCGCTCGACCGCTACCGCTCCGTGCGGCCCTACGCTCCGCGACCCGAGCTCGCGCCGATCGGCCCGACGGTGCGCACGGACGCCGCCACGCGGATCAACCAGCTCGCGCCGCGGCGCTAGGCGCTTGGCGCCGGTTTCGACCGTCGCGCCACGTGGAGCGCGATGGCGGCGGCGTTCGAGACGTTGAGGCTCTTGATCGCGCCCGGCATGTCGAGCCGGGCGAGGACGTCGCAGGTCTCGCGGGTCAGCTGGCGCAGACCCTTGCCCTCGGCGCCCAGCACGAGGACGAGCCCACCCTCGCCGAGCGCCGTCTCATCCAGAGGGGCGGGGCCCTCCGAATCGAGGCCGATTCGCAGAAATCCGCGTTCGCCAAGGGTTTGCAGCGCGCGCGCAAGGTTCTGGACGAGCACCAGCGGGGCGTGCTCGAGGCCGCCGCTCGCGGCCTTGGCCAGCACGCCGGTCGCCTCGGGGCTGTGGCGCGAGGTCGTGACGATGGCGTCGACCGCATAGGCCGCGGCCGTGCGCACGATTGCGCCGACATTATGCGGGTCGGTGATCTGGTCGAGCACGAGGACCAGCGAGCCGGGGGCGATCGTCTCGAGCGTCGGGACCTCCAGCGCCTCGGCCTCGAGGTAGAGGCCCTGGTGGACGGCGTCGGGCGTCAGCAGCTTGTCGATCACGCCGGGGCGCACGATCTCGGGCGCGATGCGCTCGCCGAGCCCTGCTTCGCTCAGCCTTGCGAACGCGTTCTCGGTCGCGAGCAGCCGGATCGGCTTGCGGCGCGGATTGGCGAGCGCCTCGGCCACGCTGTGATGGCCGTAGAGCGCCACCGGCGCGTCGTGATCGCGCGGAAAATGCTTCGGCGCAGCCTGGGCGGCCCGCCGGGCCTGCCGCTCGCGCTTATCGGGTTTGGGAGGGCGCATCGGTCCTGTCGCGGCTTTTCCGGGGGAAGGACGTCGAGCGCCCGCCGGGCGTTCTGTCACGCGCGACAGGCTGAGACAATCTATGGCCAGCGCATGGCCATCGGGCCGCACTGGCCGGCCAAACCGGCCGCATGGCCGCCCGCGCCGGATATTCGGCGTTGACCTCTTCGGCCGCCGCCCCTAAAGCATCCGCCGCGCCGGGTTGACCGCCGGATGCATGCGTGGAGGGGTGCCCGAGTGGTTAAAGGGGACGGACTGTAAATCCGTTGGCTTAGCCTACGTTGGTTCGAATCCAACCCCCTCCACCAACCCGCCTCCATGCGCTATAGAAGGCGGCTCGCGGGTGTAGCTCAATGGTAGAGCAGCAGCCTTCCAAGCTGAATACGAGGGTTCGATTCCCTTCACCCGCTCCAGCCTCTGCAGTCTCGCCGTCGCGCTGATAACGGTTCCGGCGGACGCCGCGCCCTCGGGCTGCGATAGCGACTGGACGCTCGACCGGCCGATCGATCCCGCCGCGCCATTCGACCCAGAAACGTTCCGGCGCCTGCCCGCGACCGTGGTGCTCGGCCAGCTCGGCGACGAGACCTATCTCGAAACCCTGCAGGGCGGAGACAGAGCGCGGCGCAAGGCGCTCGACGCGCATGACGAGGCGCGGCGTCGGCTGCTCGAACTCGAAGTCGCGCTGCGCATCTGGTTTCCAGAACGCGACACGGCCGAGTTCCTGAAGGTGTTCTTCGCGGGTCCCGTCGGCGACGACGCGCCCGCCATGGTCGCAAGCCTCGAAGCGATGGGCGCGGATCGGCAGGCGAAAGCGCTGAAGGCCGGCATGGCGCTGTTCGGCGGGCGCTATCCCGCTTCAGACAAGCGAGCGAAGCAGATGGGCTCCTGGGACAAGCCGAGCAAGCTCGGGCTCGCCGTTCAGGCGCTTGCGCCCGAGTTCGGAACCCGGCGCGACTTCACCGAGGCGCTCGGCCGCTACGCCTGCGCGACGGAAAGCGTCCGCGACTGGATCGCGGAAGCGCGGTCGCGAATGGGCGATGACGAGCGCCTGAACTGGGCGGTGCATCGTCTGGTCGTCGCCTATCACTTCAACGGCGGCGCGGAGGAGGTCGCGGCGGGCCTTGCGAAGCTTCCGGAGCCCTATCGGGTCGTCTACCTCGTGCGGCTCGCCGCGGGCGAGGTGATCAATGGCGGCGTCGAGCAGTTCTTCTCGAACTCGTCCGGCGCGACCGCGACCCATGCGGTCGAGGCTTTCCGCACGATCGGCCTCGACCGCCACGCCGACATCCTCGCCAAGGGCGTCGCCATGTTCCCGCAGCCCTACGAGCCCGACCGGACGAAACGCTACGCGGGCGAGAGCGGATGGTCGGCCCGTGACGACGCGCTCTCCGCGCTCACCGACGATTGGGACTACGACGCCGTCGAACGCGCGGCGCCCGTTTACGCCCGCCGCGAGGGGATCGTGCCGGAGTGATGCGGGCAAGGGTTGTGAAACCCGCAAAACCCGCCTAGAGGAGCGGCGCCCAAGGGCGGGAAAGCTGAACCAGCAGGATCAAGGCGATGGCCAAGGAAAAGTTTTCGCGGACGAAGCCGCATTGCAACATCGGGACGATCGGCCATGTCGACCATGGCAAGACGTCTTTGACGGCTGCGATCACGAAGGTTCTGGCCGAGACGGGCGGGGCGACGTTTACGGCCTACGACCAGATCGACAAGGCGCCTGAGGAGAAGGCCCGCGGCATCACGATCTCGACCGCGCATGTCGAGTACGAGACGTCGGCGCGCCACTACGCGCATGTCGACTGCCCGGGCCACGCGGACTACGTGAAGAACATGATCACGGGCGCGGCGCAGATGGACGGCGCCATTCTCGTTGTGTCGGCCGCCGACGGCCCGATGCCGCAGACCCGCGAGCACATCCTGCTCGCCCGCCAGGTCGGCGTTCCGGCGCTGGTGGTGTTCCTGAACAAGTGCGACCAGGTCGACGACGAGGAGCTGCTTGAGCTCGTCGAGCTGGAAGTGCGCGAGCTGCTGTCGAAGTACGATTTCCCGGGCGACGACATTCCGATCGTGAAGGGTTCGGCGCTGGTGGCGCTGCAGGACGGCGACGCCAAGCTCGGCCATGACGCCATTCTCGAGCTGATGACGCAGGTCGACGCCTACATCCCGCAGCCGGAGCGTCCGATCGACCAGCCGTTCCTGATGCCGGTGGAAGACGTGTTCTCGATCTCGGGCCGCGGCACGGTCGTCACGGGCCGCGTCGAGCGCGGCATCGTGAAGGTCGGCGAGGAGGTCGAGATCGTCGGCATCCGCCCGACGGTGAAGACGACCGTCACGGGCGTCGAGATGTTCCGCAAGCTTCTGGACCAGGGCCAGGCGGGCGACAACATCGGCGCGCTGCTGCGCGGCACGAAGCGCGAGGACGTCGAGCGCGGCCAGGTTCTGTGCAAGCCGGGTTCGGTGAAGCCGCACACGAAGTTCAAGGCCGAGGCGTACATCCTGACGAAGGAGGAGGGCGGCCGCCACACGCCGTTCTTCACGAACTATCGTCCGCAGTTCTACTTCCGCACGACGGACGTGACGGGCGTGGTGCATCTGCCTGAGGGCACCGAGATGGTGATGCCGGGCGACAACATCGCGATGGAGGTGCACCTGATCGTGCCGATCGCGATGGAGGAGAAGCTGCGCTTCGCCATCCGCGAAGGCGGACGCACCGTCGGCGCCGGCGTCGTCGCCACCATCATCGAGTGATCTTGCGGGATCGGACAATGTCCGGGCCTGCTGGAAGTCGGATCGGGCTCGCCGCAAGGCGGGCCCGATTGCTTTTCTACGCAGCGACGTTCGCGGCGCTTGGCGGCTGCGCCTCGCACGAGGCGGCGCAGGAACGTTCGACGAGCACGCAGACGACGACGCCCTGGGGCGACCGTACCGTCGCGATCACCTACAAGACGCAGGATCCGATCATCGCCTATTTCGCGCCCGGCGAGGGTGGAAGCGGGCGGATGTTCGTCTGGGACGGCGGCGAGGACGCGGTCGAGGGCGGTTCCTGGCGGCTCGACGGCCATGGCCGTCTGTGCATGACGCTCGCGATCTACCGCAAGCAGTCGGAGCCGCCGGCGCCGCTGAAATCCGCAGCGCCGTTCTGCACGTCGCTCTCGGGCCCCCTGATCGGCCGGTTCGACTATCGCGGCGACGTCTTCGATCTCAACGGCAAGTCCGACCCGCCATACATCTTGTCCAGCGCCGACAACGAGCGGATCATCACGGTGCTGGCTTCGTCGGAGCGCATCACGCGCTGACCACCGAAGCGCGCGCGATGCGGGGGAGACGATGAGCGACCAACCATTCGGCAAGCGCGGCGCGCCTGCGGGGCATGCGCCTGCGCGCGGCCCAGCGGACAGCGAAACGCCCCGGCGCGGTCCCCCGCCGCCCGGCGCCGGCGTCATCGTCGTTACGACCAACGACCTGCCGGGCTACCGCATTGTCGAGTATCTCGGCGTCGCGCGCGGGATCACGGTGCGGTCGCGATCGGTCGTCGGCAATTTCGTCGGCAGCGTGCAGTCGATCTTCGGCGGCCAGATCGGCGCCTTCATGGAGCTCGCCGAGGCCGCGCGCCGCGAGGCCTATGACCATCTGGTGTCGGAGGCGCGGCTGATGGGCGCGAACGCGGTGCTCGCGATGCGCTATGACGGCAACGAGATCACCGATGGCGTGACCGAGGTGCTGGCCTATGGGACGGCGGTCGTCGTCGAATCGGTCTGAGCAGGCGTCCGACCGATTCTTTCCGCGCGCCGGGCTTCGCCTTGCAACACAGGCGCGGCGCCCCCTATATACTGAGCGAAACCGACAATATGCGCCTCGCCGCCGCGCTTCATAATGGAATGCGCGTGAGAAGTTGAGCGCTTGGGGCTTTACAGAGCGACGGCGTCTGACTAGACACACCACGGCTGCCGCCATGCGCTGTGGCCAAAGCCCTCTAGGAGTGTAGCTCAACTGGTCAGAGCGCCGGTCTCCAAAACCGGAGGTTGCGGGTTCGAGTCCCTCCACTCCTGCCATTTTGGTGTAGTATTCGACGTGGCGGGCGCATCTTAGGCGGGGCGAAGACGGTCTTCCAGGCCGTTGGGAATGTTAGATTTTCGGGGTGCGTGCCCGTTAACTGGGAGCGCGCCCCTTTGGACGTTTTGGATAGCTGATGGCGAAGACTTCCCCGCTCGAATTCCTCCAGCAGGTGAGCGCCGAGACCGCGAAGGTGGTCTGGCCGACCCGGCGGGAAACGGGCATCACGACGCTGATGGTGGTGATCTTCGCGTTCGTCGCGTCGATCTTCTTCTTCCTCGTGGATTTCATCATCCGCAACGGCGTCTCGGCGCTGCTGAGCTATATCGGGGGCGTTTCGATATGAGCGCGCTCGAAGCAGGCGTCGGCGGCCGTCCGAAGCGCTGGTACATCGTCCACGCCTATTCGAACTTCGAGAAGAAGGTCGCGGACTCGATCCGCGAGAAGGCCGAGCAGACCGGTCTTTCCGACCTCTTCGAGGAAATCCTCGTGCCGACCGAGAAGGTCGTCGAGGTCCGCCGCGGCCGCAAGGTCGATGCGGAACGCAAGTTCTTCCCCGGCTACGTGCTGGTGAAGATGGATCTGACGGACCAGGCCTACCACCTGATCCGCAACACGCCGAAGGTCACCGGGTTCCTGGGCGCGGACAACAAGCCGTCGCCGATCTCGGAGCGCGAGGCGCTGCGGATCATCCAGCAGGTCCAGGAAGGCATCGAGCGGCCGAAGCCTTCGGTGTCGTTCGAGGTGGGCGAGCAGGTTCGCGTCTCGGACGGGCCGTTCGCCTCGTTCTCGGGCGTGGTGCAGGACGTCGACGAGGCGCGTGCGCGTCTCAAGATCGACGTGTCGATCTTCGGTCGCGCGACGACCGTGGATCTCGAATACGGGCAGGTCGAGAAGGTCTGACCCGAAAACCCGGCTGTGGGAGACGCGGCGACGGCGAGCATTCGCCGGTCGTCGACGATCGAACCACGGCTCAACGACGGCGGGCGACAGGGCCCGGACGTCCAGGAGAGTGAGAAGAGATGGCGAAGAAAGTCGTAGGCTACATCAAGCTGCAGGTGTCCGCGGGTTCCGCGAATCCCTCGCCGCCGATCGGTCCGGCGCTCGGTCAGCGCGGCCTGAACATCATGGAGTTCTGCAAGGCGTTCAACGCGCAGACGGCCCAGCTGGAGAAGGGGATGCCGATCCCCGTCGTCATCACGGCCTATGCGGACCGCTCCTTCACCTTCGTGATGAAGAGCCCGCCGGTGAGCTACTTCCTGAAGCAGGCCGCCAAGGTCGCCAAGGGCTCGCAGACGACCGGCAAGGGCTCGTTCGTCGGCAAGGTCAACCAGGCGCAGCTCCGCGAGATCGCGGAAAAGAAGATGGCAGACCTCAACTGCTCCACGGTCGAGTCGGCCGTGGCGATGATCGCGGGCTCCGCCCGTTCGATGGGCTTGCAGGTGGAGGGCTGACCATGGCGAAGATCGGAAAGCGCACCGCCCAGACCCGCGAGGGCGTCGACCGCGAGAAGCTCTACGGCCTCGACGAGGCTCTGGCGCTGGTCAAGGACCGCGCCAAGGCGAAGTTCGACGAGACCATCGAGATCGCGATCAACCTCGGCGTCGACCCGCGCCACGCCGACCAGATGGTCCGCGGCGTCTGCAACCTGCCGAACGGCTCAGGCCGCACGGTCCGCGTCGCGGTGTTCGCGCGCGGCCCGAAGGCGGAAGAGGCGCAGAAGGCGGGCGCCGACGTCGTGGGCGCGGAAGACCTGATGGAAGCCGTCCAGGGCGGCCAGATCAACTTCGACCGCTGCATCGCGACCCCGGACATGATGGCCCTCGTCGGCCGTCTCGGTAAGGTGCTCGGCCCCCGCGGCCTGATGCCGAACCCGCGCGTCGGCACGGTGACGATGGACGTCGCCGGCGCCGTGAAGGCCGCCAAGGGCGGCGCGGTCGAGTTCCGCGTCGAGAAGGCCGGCATCATCCATGGCGGCGTCGGCAAGGCGTCGTTCGGAGCCGACAAGCTCGCCCAGAACATCAAGGCGTTCGCGGACGCCGTGGTGAAGGCGAAGCCGACCGGCGCCAAGGGCCAGTACGTCCAGAAGATCGCGATCTCCTCGACGATGGGTCCGGGCGTCCGCGTCGAGCCGGCGTCGGTCCTGACGGCCTGACCGTCACGATTTGAGAATTCCGTCCGGCTTTCTGAGCCGGGCGGCCAGGGAAGGGCGGAGCGATCCTCTCTTCCCGACCTGTCCGAGAAAGCAGGCGCGCCTCCACGGGGAGACCGCTTAAGCCCGGAGCACCGGGACCTGCCAAGACGGGGAAGGCCGGAACGTCGATCCGCGCGAGCGGCCCGATCTTTCGGTTCGAACCATCGCCATGCCGCTTCTCTAGAGCGTCATGCGCGGACAGGCGTTAGCCGCCGCTTCCAAGGGCGTTGTGCCCGACGAGGCGGTCGTTGCAACCCGGCGGTCCTCCTTTGGACCGTCAACCGGAGAGAGCACGTGGACCGCGCAGAAAAGCGTGAAGCGGTTGCGACGCTGAACTCGGTGTTTTCGGACTCCGGGGCCATCGTCGTCGCTCATTACTCGGGCCTGAACGTCGCGCAGATGCAGACACTTCGTCAGCGGATGCGGGAAGCGGGCGCGAGCGTGAAAGTCGCGAAGAACAGGCTCGCCAAAATCGCTCTCGAAGGCACGGACGCCGCCCATATCGGAAAGCTGCTGCAGGGTCCCACGATCCTCGCTTACAGCGCCGATCCGGTCACGGCGCCCAAGATCGCGGTCGAGTTCGCCAAGGGGCACGACAAGTTCGTGATCCTCGGCGGCGCTATGGGCGCGACCTCCCTGAATGTCGACGGCGTCAAGGCTCTGGCCACGCTGCCGTCGCTCGACGAACTGCGCGCGAAGCTCGTGGGCCTCATCCAGGCGCCCGCGACCAAGCTCGCGCAGCTCTCCACCGCGCCGGCCGCCAAGCTCGCGCGCGTGTTCGGGGCCTATGCCAATCGAGACGAAGCGGCGTAATCGCTGTTCTTCACACCCAACATCATGGTTCGAACCTAAGGAACTGAAATCATGGCTGATCTGACGAAGATCGTCGACGAACTGTCCAACCTGACCGTCCTCGAGGCCGCCGAGCTCGCGAAGCTCCTCGAAGAGAAGTGGGGCGTCTCGGCCGCGGCTGCGGTTGCGGTCGCTGGTCCCGCCGGCGGCGCGCCGGCTGCGGCTGTCGAAGAGCAGACGGAATTCAACGTCGTGCTCGCGGCTGCTGGCGAGAAGAAGATCGAGGTCATCAAGGAGGTCCGCGCGATCACCGGCCTCGGCCTCAAGGAAGCCAAGGACCTCGTCGAGGCCGCGCCGAAGCCCGTCAAGGAAGGCGTGTCCAAGGACGAAGCCGAGAAGCTCAAGGCCCAGCTCGAAAAGGCCGGCGCCAAGGTCGAGCTCAAGTGAGCGCAAGCGGGCCCGCACAGGGTCCGCGCCAGAAATACCCCGAGGCGGCCGGCTCCGGCCGCCTCGGGGCGACTTAACGAGCCGCATGGACCGGGGTCGATTGAACCCCTGCTCCATAGCGGCTTTCAGCGCCTTCCGGGGACTGCAGCCCCGTCGGCGCGTTACGTGCGGCCCGCGCCGACTGTGTGGGACCCGCCGCGCCTGAGCCAAGAGCCCCGCGGGGTTTTTCGTTCAGGCGTGTGAAACGCTTGGGAATTGAGGAAGACGATGGCTCATACGATCACCGGCCGCAAGCGTGTCCGCAAGTTCTTCGGCAAGATCCGGGAAGTGACCGAGATGCCGAACCTCATCGAGGTTCAGAAGGCGTCCTACGATCAGTTCCTCTTGTTCGATGGGAAAGAGACGCGGCCGGACGAAGGCCTGCAGACGGTCTTCAAGTCGGTGTTTCCGATCTCGGACTTTTCGAACACGTCGATGCTGGAATTCGTGTCCTACGAGTTCGAGCAGCCGAAGTATGACGTCGACGAGTGCCGCCAGCGCGGCATGACTTTCGCGGCCCCGCTCAAGGTCACGCTGCGCCTCATCGTGTTCGATGTGGACGAGGAGACCGGCGCCAAGTCCGTCAAGGACATCAAGGAGCAGGACGTCTACATGGGCGACATGCCGCTCATGACGTCGAACGGCACCTTCATCGTCAACGGCACCGAGCGCGTCATCGTCAGCCAGATGCACCGTTCGCCGGGCGTGTTCTTCGACCACGACCGCGGCAAGACGCATTCCTCCGGCAAGCTGCTGTTCGCCGCGCGCATCATCCCGTATCGCGGCTCGTGGCTCGACATCGAGTTCGACGCCAAGGACATCGTCCACGCCCGCATCGACCGGCGCCGCAAGATCCCGGCGACGTCGCTGCTGTTCGCGCTCGGCATGGACGGCGAGGAGATCCTCGACACCTTCTACAACAAGGTCCCGCACCAGCGTGACGGCGACGGCTGGCGCATGCCGTTCGACGGCGAGCGCATGAAGGGCTTCAACGCCACCCAGGACCTGATCGACGCCGAGAGCGGCGAGGTCGTGCTCGAGGCCGGCAAGAAGCTCACCCCCCGCCAGGCCCGCCTCATCGGCGAGAAGGGCGTCAAGTTCCTCAAGGTCTCCAACGAGGAGATGATCGGCCAGTATGTCGGCGAAGACCTCGTCAACGTCGAGACCGGCGAGATCTGGGCCGAGGCCGGCGAGGAGATCACCGCGAAGCTCCTCGAGCTGTTCGAAGAGGTCGGGATCAACGAACTCGACCTGCTTGACATCGACCACGTCAACACCGGCGGCTACATCCGCAACACGCTGAACGTCGACAAGAACTCGACCCGCGAAGAGGCGCTGTTCGACATTTACCGGGTGATGCGCCCGGGCGAGCCGCCGACCCTCGACACCGCGGAAGCGATGTTCCAGTCGCTGTTCTTCGACAGCGAGCGCTACGACCTCTCGGCCGTCGGCCGCGTGAAGATGAACATGCGCCTCGACCTCGACGCGCCGGACACGCATCGCACGCTCCGCAAGGCCGACATCCTCGCGGTCGTGAAGACGCTCGTGAACCTGCGCGACGGCAAGGGCGAGATCGACGACATCGACCATCTCGGCAACCGCCGCGTCCGGTCTGTCGGCGAGCTCATGGAGAACCAGTACCGCGTCGGCCTGCTCCGCATGGAGCGCGCCATCAAGGAGCGCATGTCGTCGGTCGAGATCGACACCGTCATGCCGCAGGACCTGATCAACGCGAAGCCGGCGGCCGCCGCCGTCCGCGAGTTCTTCGGCTCGTCCCAGCTGTCGCAGTTCATGGACCAGACCAACCCGCTCTCCGAGATCACGCACAAGCGTCGTCTCTCGGCGCTCGGGCCGGGCGGCCTGACGCGCGAGCGCGCCGGCTTCGAGGTGCGCGACGTGCACCCGACGCATTACGGCCGCATCTGCCCGATCGAGACGCCGGAAGGCCCGAACATCGGCCTGATCAACTCGCTCGCCACCTTCGCGCGCGTGAACAAGTACGGCTTCATCGAAAGCCCGTACCGGAAGGTTCGGGACGGCCAGGTG
Protein-coding sequences here:
- a CDS encoding DUF4375 domain-containing protein — translated: MLGQLGDETYLETLQGGDRARRKALDAHDEARRRLLELEVALRIWFPERDTAEFLKVFFAGPVGDDAPAMVASLEAMGADRQAKALKAGMALFGGRYPASDKRAKQMGSWDKPSKLGLAVQALAPEFGTRRDFTEALGRYACATESVRDWIAEARSRMGDDERLNWAVHRLVVAYHFNGGAEEVAAGLAKLPEPYRVVYLVRLAAGEVINGGVEQFFSNSSGATATHAVEAFRTIGLDRHADILAKGVAMFPQPYEPDRTKRYAGESGWSARDDALSALTDDWDYDAVERAAPVYARREGIVPE
- the rplA gene encoding 50S ribosomal protein L1 translates to MAKIGKRTAQTREGVDREKLYGLDEALALVKDRAKAKFDETIEIAINLGVDPRHADQMVRGVCNLPNGSGRTVRVAVFARGPKAEEAQKAGADVVGAEDLMEAVQGGQINFDRCIATPDMMALVGRLGKVLGPRGLMPNPRVGTVTMDVAGAVKAAKGGAVEFRVEKAGIIHGGVGKASFGADKLAQNIKAFADAVVKAKPTGAKGQYVQKIAISSTMGPGVRVEPASVLTA
- the rplJ gene encoding 50S ribosomal protein L10; protein product: MDRAEKREAVATLNSVFSDSGAIVVAHYSGLNVAQMQTLRQRMREAGASVKVAKNRLAKIALEGTDAAHIGKLLQGPTILAYSADPVTAPKIAVEFAKGHDKFVILGGAMGATSLNVDGVKALATLPSLDELRAKLVGLIQAPATKLAQLSTAPAAKLARVFGAYANRDEAA
- the rplK gene encoding 50S ribosomal protein L11; the protein is MAKKVVGYIKLQVSAGSANPSPPIGPALGQRGLNIMEFCKAFNAQTAQLEKGMPIPVVITAYADRSFTFVMKSPPVSYFLKQAAKVAKGSQTTGKGSFVGKVNQAQLREIAEKKMADLNCSTVESAVAMIAGSARSMGLQVEG
- the rplL gene encoding 50S ribosomal protein L7/L12 codes for the protein MADLTKIVDELSNLTVLEAAELAKLLEEKWGVSAAAAVAVAGPAGGAPAAAVEEQTEFNVVLAAAGEKKIEVIKEVRAITGLGLKEAKDLVEAAPKPVKEGVSKDEAEKLKAQLEKAGAKVELK
- a CDS encoding heavy metal-binding domain-containing protein; this translates as MSDQPFGKRGAPAGHAPARGPADSETPRRGPPPPGAGVIVVTTNDLPGYRIVEYLGVARGITVRSRSVVGNFVGSVQSIFGGQIGAFMELAEAARREAYDHLVSEARLMGANAVLAMRYDGNEITDGVTEVLAYGTAVVVESV
- the secE gene encoding preprotein translocase subunit SecE; its protein translation is MMAKTSPLEFLQQVSAETAKVVWPTRRETGITTLMVVIFAFVASIFFFLVDFIIRNGVSALLSYIGGVSI
- the nusG gene encoding transcription termination/antitermination protein NusG; amino-acid sequence: MSALEAGVGGRPKRWYIVHAYSNFEKKVADSIREKAEQTGLSDLFEEILVPTEKVVEVRRGRKVDAERKFFPGYVLVKMDLTDQAYHLIRNTPKVTGFLGADNKPSPISEREALRIIQQVQEGIERPKPSVSFEVGEQVRVSDGPFASFSGVVQDVDEARARLKIDVSIFGRATTVDLEYGQVEKV
- the tuf gene encoding elongation factor Tu; protein product: MAKEKFSRTKPHCNIGTIGHVDHGKTSLTAAITKVLAETGGATFTAYDQIDKAPEEKARGITISTAHVEYETSARHYAHVDCPGHADYVKNMITGAAQMDGAILVVSAADGPMPQTREHILLARQVGVPALVVFLNKCDQVDDEELLELVELEVRELLSKYDFPGDDIPIVKGSALVALQDGDAKLGHDAILELMTQVDAYIPQPERPIDQPFLMPVEDVFSISGRGTVVTGRVERGIVKVGEEVEIVGIRPTVKTTVTGVEMFRKLLDQGQAGDNIGALLRGTKREDVERGQVLCKPGSVKPHTKFKAEAYILTKEEGGRHTPFFTNYRPQFYFRTTDVTGVVHLPEGTEMVMPGDNIAMEVHLIVPIAMEEKLRFAIREGGRTVGAGVVATIIE
- a CDS encoding RNA methyltransferase, encoding MRPPKPDKRERQARRAAQAAPKHFPRDHDAPVALYGHHSVAEALANPRRKPIRLLATENAFARLSEAGLGERIAPEIVRPGVIDKLLTPDAVHQGLYLEAEALEVPTLETIAPGSLVLVLDQITDPHNVGAIVRTAAAYAVDAIVTTSRHSPEATGVLAKAASGGLEHAPLVLVQNLARALQTLGERGFLRIGLDSEGPAPLDETALGEGGLVLVLGAEGKGLRQLTRETCDVLARLDMPGAIKSLNVSNAAAIALHVARRSKPAPSA